From a single Streptomyces sp. 1331.2 genomic region:
- the tpx gene encoding thiol peroxidase yields MAQVTLKGNPVQVGGALPAAGAQAPAFTLVGAGLADTSLKDFAGQRKVLNIFPSIDTPTCATSVRTFNTQAAALENTVVLCISADLPFAQARFCGAEGLDNVKTLSTLRGRDFHDTYGVAINDGPLAGLTARAVIVLDENDTVLHTELVPEIADEPDYQAALAALN; encoded by the coding sequence ATGGCTCAGGTCACGCTGAAGGGGAACCCGGTCCAGGTCGGCGGCGCGCTGCCCGCCGCCGGCGCCCAGGCCCCCGCGTTCACGCTGGTCGGCGCCGGACTCGCGGACACCTCGCTCAAGGACTTCGCCGGACAGCGCAAGGTCCTCAACATCTTCCCCAGCATCGACACCCCCACCTGCGCCACCTCCGTGCGCACCTTCAACACCCAGGCCGCCGCCCTGGAGAACACCGTCGTGCTGTGCATCTCCGCCGACCTGCCCTTCGCCCAGGCCCGCTTCTGCGGCGCCGAGGGCCTGGACAACGTCAAGACCCTCTCCACCCTGCGCGGGCGCGACTTCCACGACACCTACGGCGTCGCCATCAACGACGGCCCCCTCGCCGGCCTCACCGCCCGCGCCGTCATCGTCCTCGACGAGAACGACACCGTCCTGCACACCGAACTCGTCCCCGAGATCGCCGACGAGCCCGACTACCAGGCCGCCCTCGCCGCCCTCAACTGA
- a CDS encoding M64 family metallopeptidase, whose protein sequence is MHRTAARTTTALLAAALAAALLGSAPAWAAPGDRAPTDQAADLVSAAAPPSGTATRPVEAFAEDGSISRVQAPAVSPFLTVRPQGVAPVQGDGDVTPLVRSGDPATKLDVVVIGDGYSAQEQEKFRTDAAEKWREVTAVEPYATYRGLFNVWAVSAVSPESGVTGDPDQATVRHTALGSYFWCDGVERLLCVDEKAVERYAAKAPQADLVLVVANSAKYGGAGYNDVKSPLGYEGIATVAGGNAKSGQIAVHETGHSLGKLADEYAYDGQGTYQGAEPAEPNISTLTADRMRQQGSKWSRWLGQASPDGGTVGTYEGGGYYPTGLYRPTENSIMRSLGREFNLPGREAMIAGFYRHATPLTSPTAEGSWLTGADRLAVDLPVPGTRLRWYLDGRELVALRDRTALELADLKLTGPRWRPHLLTAVATDPTPDVADPALRTNLTASLTWPVTRQAG, encoded by the coding sequence GTGCACCGCACTGCCGCCAGAACCACCACCGCGCTGCTCGCCGCCGCCCTGGCCGCGGCGCTCCTCGGCTCCGCCCCCGCCTGGGCCGCACCGGGCGACCGCGCGCCGACCGACCAGGCCGCCGACCTCGTGTCCGCCGCGGCGCCGCCGTCCGGGACGGCCACGCGTCCGGTGGAGGCCTTCGCCGAGGACGGCAGCATCTCCCGCGTCCAGGCCCCGGCCGTCTCACCCTTCCTCACCGTCCGCCCCCAGGGCGTGGCCCCGGTGCAGGGGGACGGCGACGTGACGCCGCTGGTCCGCAGCGGCGACCCGGCGACGAAGCTGGACGTGGTGGTGATCGGCGACGGCTACTCCGCGCAGGAGCAGGAGAAGTTCCGTACCGACGCGGCCGAGAAGTGGCGGGAGGTGACCGCCGTCGAGCCGTACGCGACGTACCGCGGGCTGTTCAACGTCTGGGCGGTGTCCGCCGTTTCGCCGGAGTCGGGGGTGACGGGGGATCCGGACCAGGCGACGGTGCGGCACACCGCGCTGGGCTCGTACTTCTGGTGCGACGGCGTGGAGCGCCTGCTCTGCGTGGACGAGAAGGCGGTCGAGCGGTACGCCGCCAAGGCCCCGCAGGCGGACCTGGTGCTCGTGGTGGCCAACAGCGCCAAGTACGGCGGCGCCGGCTACAACGACGTCAAGTCCCCGCTCGGCTACGAGGGCATCGCCACCGTGGCGGGCGGGAACGCGAAGTCCGGGCAGATCGCGGTGCACGAGACCGGCCACTCGCTGGGCAAGCTCGCCGACGAGTACGCCTACGACGGCCAGGGGACGTACCAGGGCGCGGAGCCGGCCGAGCCCAACATCAGTACGCTGACCGCCGACCGGATGCGGCAGCAGGGCAGCAAGTGGTCGCGCTGGCTCGGTCAGGCCTCCCCGGACGGTGGCACGGTCGGCACGTACGAGGGCGGCGGCTACTACCCGACCGGGCTGTACCGGCCGACCGAGAACTCGATCATGCGCTCGCTGGGGCGGGAGTTCAACCTGCCCGGGCGCGAGGCGATGATCGCCGGTTTCTACCGCCACGCCACCCCGCTCACCAGCCCGACCGCCGAGGGCAGTTGGCTCACCGGCGCCGACCGCCTGGCCGTCGACCTGCCCGTGCCCGGCACCCGGCTGCGCTGGTACCTGGACGGGCGCGAGCTGGTCGCACTGCGCGACCGCACCGCGCTGGAGCTCGCCGACCTCAAGCTGACCGGGCCCCGCTGGCGGCCGCACCTGCTCACCGCCGTCGCCACCGACCCCACTCCGGACGTGGCCGACCCGGCGCTGCGGACGAACCTGACCGCGAGCCTGACCTGGCCGGTGACGCGCCAGGCGGGCTGA